A single Primulina eburnea isolate SZY01 chromosome 11, ASM2296580v1, whole genome shotgun sequence DNA region contains:
- the LOC140805539 gene encoding uncharacterized mitochondrial protein AtMg00310-like — MGKKMLSRGKEVLIKSILQSIPTYAMSCFRIPKSICEEIEKECAKFWWGVENGKRKMHWRSWDFLCKPKARGGLGFRIMEEFNRALLANEFWLLLRNPSSLASQVLKGRYFRHGYIMDAGISNNPSFIWRSLICSRGILEKGVIWRVGNEQSIKIFEDSWVPSLTSKIGTTNEAWQRNVRVASLIENGVWNTALLRNHFNPFIEEEIINIPLPA, encoded by the coding sequence ATGGGGAAAAAAATGCTAAGTCGGGGGAAAGAGGTCCTCATCAAATCTATACTCCAATCTATTCCCACGTATGCTATGTCTTGTTTTAGAATTCCTAAATCAATTTGTGAAGAGATTGAGAAAGAATGTGCAAAATTTTGGTGGGGCGTGGAAAATGGAAAGAGAAAAATGCACTGGAGGTCCTGGGATTTCCTTTGCAAACCTAAAGCGAGGGGAGGGCTAGGATTCCGGATAATGGAAGAATTCAACCGAGCACTCTTGGCAAATGAATTCTGGCTTTTACTGCGGAATCCATCATCGCTAGCGTCCCAAGTCCTTAAAGGACGTTATTTTAGACATGGATATATCATGGATGCGGGGATAAGTAATAATCCATCATTTATTTGGCGATCTCTTATTTGTAGTAGGGGAATTCTTGAGAAAGGAGTGATTTGGCGAGTTGGGAATGAACAATCAATTAAAATCTTTGAGGACAGCTGGGTACCGAGCCTGACATCAAAAATAGGCACCACCAATGAGGCATGGCAAAGAAATGTGAGAGTGGCCTCATTGATTGAGAATGGAGTTTGGAATACCGCATTACTCAGGAACCACTTCAACCCTTTCATTGAAGAAGAAATAATAAATATTCCCCTTCCGGCCTAA